From the Pomacea canaliculata isolate SZHN2017 linkage group LG4, ASM307304v1, whole genome shotgun sequence genome, one window contains:
- the LOC112562158 gene encoding FK506-binding protein 2-like — protein sequence MDTSVKAFLFCLHFIFMLIAVSVGKKEADLKVTSTFKPDECSSLAEDGDEVAVHYTGYLDSGTVFDSSVKAQRDPLVFKLGEKRVIPGWEMGIKGMCVGEKRKLVIPPHLAYGKKGFPPAIPEQATLTFETELISLQKKAFNLPIMKTVQLMAIPLFIVYVAYYLYDRYKKETAETKETKKSKKRK from the exons ATGGATACTTCCGTTAAAGCGtttctcttttgtcttcatttcatttttatgctAATTGCAGTTTCAGTTGGCAAAAAGGAAGCTGATCTTAAAGTGACATCAACG tttaaaccAGATGAATGTTCGTCGCTAGCAGAAGATGGTGATGAGGTTGCAGTCCATTACACA GGGTATCTGGACTCTGGAACAGTATTTGACTCCTCAGTAAAAGCTCAGCGAGATCCACTTGTCTTCAAACTTGGAGAAAAACGAGTAATTCCAG gTTGGGAAATGGGTATCAAGGGAATGTGTGTAGG ggaaaaaagaaaattggtgATACCACCTCATCTAGCCTATGGCAAGAAGGGATTTCCCCCAGCAATACCAG AACAGGCAACACTTACATTTGAGACCGAGCTCATCAGCCTACAAAAGAAGGCGTTCAATCTTCCTATAATGAAAACCGTACAGCTCATGGCAATACCCCTATTCATTGTGTATGTTGCCTACTACCTCTATGACCGCTACAAGAAGGAAACAGCAGAaacaaaggagacaaaaaagagcaagaaacGAAAGTAA